A DNA window from Chiroxiphia lanceolata isolate bChiLan1 chromosome 6, bChiLan1.pri, whole genome shotgun sequence contains the following coding sequences:
- the CTNND1 gene encoding catenin delta-1 isoform X6, translated as MDDSEVESTASILASVKEQEAQFEKLTRALEEERRHVSAQLERVRVSPQDAGPGLANGTLTRRHQNGRFLGDADLERQKYSDLKLNGPQDHSHLLYSTIPRMQDPGQIVEETYTMEEDPEGAMSVVSVETSDDGTTRRTETTVKKVVKTVTTRTVQQVPVGPDGLPLETSPVTSNYVQTMDRNFRKNGNGGPGSYLSQAGTATLPRNYHYPDGYGRPYEDGYPGSDHSYGSLSRVTRIDERYRPSMDTYRAPSRQDIYGPQPQVRVGGSNMDLNHFHPEPYGLEDDQRSVGFEDVDYGLMSDYGTARRAGTPSDARRRLRSYEDMLVDDVAPDRYYWAPLAQHERGSLASLDSLRKGAPAPGNWRQPELPEVIAMLSFRLDAVKSNAAAYLQHLCYRNDKVKTEVRRLKGIPVLVGLLDHPKKEVHYGACGALKNISFGKDQDNKIAIKNCDGVPALVRLLRKAHDMDLTEVITGTLWNLSSHDSIKMAIVDHALHALTDEVVIPRSGWEREPNEDSKPRHIEWESVLTNTAGCLRNVSSERSEARRKLRECDGLVDALIYIVQSEIGQKDSDSKLVENCVCLLRNLSYQVHREIPHAERYQETPLVPANNAGPHAASCFGAKKGKGKKLPEDPGADTVDFPKRTTPAKGYELLFQPEVVRIYISLLKESKTPAILEASAGAIQNLCAGSWTYGRYIRSALRQEKGLSAIADLLSHDSERVVKAASGALRNLAVDLRNKELIGKHAIPNLVKNLPGGQQTPAKNLSEDTVVSILNTINEVIVDNLEAAKKLRETQGIEKLVLINKSGNRSEREVRAAALVLQTVWGYKELRKPLEKEGWKKSDFQVNLSNASRTQGGNSFDDSTLPLIDRNQKTDKKSSREEIQMSNMGPDNYSTLNERDHSRTLERSGDLGEMEPVKAAPLMQEEEGQEPQPEVEEAEEEAAVLSPVSQKI; from the exons ATGGACGACTCGGAAGTGGAGTCGACCGCCAGCATCCTTGCCTCTGTCAAGGAGCAGGAGGCACAGTTCGAGAAGCTGACCCGGGCCCTGGAGGAGGAACGGCGCCATGTCTCAGCCCAGCTGGAGCGAGTCCGGGTCTCCCCACAGGACGCCGGCCCGGGCTTGGCCAACGGCACGCTCACCCGGCGGCACCAG AACGGACGTTTCTTGGGCGATGCTGACCTGGAAAGGCAGAAGTATTCAGATCTGAAGCTGAACGGGCCACAG GACCACAGCCACCTCTTGTACAGCACAATCCCCAGGATGCAGGACCCGGGGCAGATCGTGGAGGAGACGTACACCATGGAGGAAGACCCGGAAGGGGCCATGTCAGTCGTGTCCGTGGAGACGTCAGATGATGGGACAACCCGGCGTACGGAGACCACG GTGAAGAAAGTGGTGAAGACCGTGACCACCCGGACAGTGCAGCAGGTGCCGGTGGGGCCCGACGGGCTGCCTTTGGAAACCTCCCCCGTCACCAGCAACTACGTCCAGACCATGGACAGGAACTTCCGCAAGAACGGCAACGGGGGCCCCGGCAGCTACCTGAGCCAGGCGGGCACGGCCACCCTCCCTCGCAACTACCACTACCCCGACGGCTACGGCCGCCCCTACGAGGACGGCTACCCGGGCAGCGACCACAGCTACGGCAGCCTGTCCCGCGTCACCCGCATCGACGAGCGCTACCGTCCCTCCATGGACACCTACCGCGCCCCCAGCCGCCAGGACATCTacggcccccagccccaggtgcGCGTCGGGGGCAGCAACATGGACCTCAACCACTTCCACCCCGAGCCGTACGGCCTGGAGGACGACCAGCGCAGCGTGGGCTTCGAGGATGTGGACTACGGGCTCATGTCCGACTACGGCACGGCCAGGAGGGCGGGCACCCCCTCGGATGCCCGGCGGCGGCTCAG GAGCTACGAAGACATGCTGGTGGACGACGTGGCCCCGGACCGGTACTACTGGGCCCCGCTGGCCCAGCACGAGCGGGGCAGCCTGGCCAGCCTGGACAGCCTGCGGAAGGGAGCTCCGGCCCCGGGGAACTGGCGCCAGCCGGAGCTGCCGGAGGTGATCGCCATGCTGAGCTTCCGGCTGGACGCCGTCAAGTCCAACGCGGCCGCCTACCTGCAGCACCTGTGCTACCGCAACGACAAGGTGAAGACGGAGGTGCGCCGGCTCAAGGGCATCCCCGTGCTGGTGGGGCTGCTGGACCACCCCAAGAAGGAGGTGCACTACGGCGCCTGCGGGGCCCTCAAGAACATCTCCTTCGGCAAGGACCAGGACAACAAGATCGCCATCAAGAACTGCGACGGCGTGCCCGCGCTGGTGCGCCTGCTGCGGAAGGCCCACGACATGGACCTCACGGAGGTCATCACAG GGACGCTGTGGAACCTGTCCTCGCACGACTCCATCAAGATGGCCATCGTGGATCACGCGCTGCACGCTCTGACCGACGAGGTGGTCATCCCCCGCTCCGGCTGGGAGCGGGAGCCCAACGAGGACTCCAAACCCCGCCACATCGAGTGGGAGTCGGTGCTCACCAACACCGCTGGCTGCCTTAG gaACGTGAGCTCGGAGCGGAGCGAGGCCCGTCGGAAGCTGCGGGAATGTGACGGGCTGGTGGACGCCCTGATCTACATCGTGCAGTCCGAGATCGGCCAGAAGGACTCGGACAGCAAG CTGGTGGAGAACTGCGTGTGCCTGCTGAGAAACTTGTCCTACCAAGTGCACCGGGAGATCCCCCACGCCGAGCGCTACCAGGAGACTCCCCTGGTCCCTGCCAACAACGCCGGGCCCCACGCCGCCAGCTGCTTCGGTGCCAAGAAGGGCAAAG GTAAAAAGCTCCCAGAAGACCCTGGTGCCGACACAGTGGATTTTCCCAAGAGAACAACTCCAGCCAAAG GCTACGAGCTCCTCTTCCAGCCAGAAGTGGTGCGGATATACATCTCCCTTCTGAAGGAGAGCAAGACTCCGGCCATCCTGGAGGCTTCGGCGGGAGCCATCCAGAAcctgtgtgctggcagctggaCG TACGGCCGGTACATCCGCTCGGCGCTGCGCCAGGAGAAGGGGCTCTCCGCCATCGCCGACCTGCTGAGCCACGACAGCGAGCGCGTGGTGAAGGCGGCGTCCGGCGCCCTGCGCAACCTGGCCGTGGACCTGCGGAACAAGGAGCTGATCG gcaAGCACGCCATCCCCAACCTGGTGAAGAACCTGCCTGGAGGCCAGCAGACCCCTGCCAAAAACCTCTCTGAGGACACGGTGGTGTCCATCCTCAATACCATCAACGAAGTGATCGTGGACAACCTCGAGGCAGCCAAGAAGCTGCGGGAAACACAGGGGATTGAGAAGCTGGTGCTGATCAACAAATCTGG GAACCGCTCAGAGAGAGAAGTCCGAGCAGCCGCCCTCGTCTTGCAGACAGTCTGGGGCTACAAGGAGCTGCGGAAGCCCCTGGAGAAGGAAGGCTGGAAGAAGTCAGATTTCCAG GTGAACCTGAGCAATGCCTCTCGGACCCAGGGAGGCAACTCATTTGATGACAGCACCTTGCCTCTCATCGACAGGAACCAAAAAACAG ATAAGAAATCCTCCCGGGAGGAGATCCAGATGAGCAACATGGGACCAG acAACTATTCCACACTCAACGAGAGGGACCACAGCAGGACGCTGGAGCGATCCGGTGACCTGGGAGAGATGGAGCCGGTGAAGGCAGCACCGCTGATG caggaggaggaggggcaggagccgCAGCCTGAGGTAGAGGAGGCGGAGGAAgaagctgctgtgctttcccCCGTGTCG cAGAAGATCTAG
- the CTNND1 gene encoding catenin delta-1 isoform X8, protein MDDSEVESTASILASVKEQEAQFEKLTRALEEERRHVSAQLERVRVSPQDAGPGLANGTLTRRHQNGRFLGDADLERQKYSDLKLNGPQDHSHLLYSTIPRMQDPGQIVEETYTMEEDPEGAMSVVSVETSDDGTTRRTETTVKKVVKTVTTRTVQQVPVGPDGLPLETSPVTSNYVQTMDRNFRKNGNGGPGSYLSQAGTATLPRNYHYPDGYGRPYEDGYPGSDHSYGSLSRVTRIDERYRPSMDTYRAPSRQDIYGPQPQVRVGGSNMDLNHFHPEPYGLEDDQRSVGFEDVDYGLMSDYGTARRAGTPSDARRRLRSYEDMLVDDVAPDRYYWAPLAQHERGSLASLDSLRKGAPAPGNWRQPELPEVIAMLSFRLDAVKSNAAAYLQHLCYRNDKVKTEVRRLKGIPVLVGLLDHPKKEVHYGACGALKNISFGKDQDNKIAIKNCDGVPALVRLLRKAHDMDLTEVITGTLWNLSSHDSIKMAIVDHALHALTDEVVIPRSGWEREPNEDSKPRHIEWESVLTNTAGCLRNVSSERSEARRKLRECDGLVDALIYIVQSEIGQKDSDSKLVENCVCLLRNLSYQVHREIPHAERYQETPLVPANNAGPHAASCFGAKKGKDEWFSRGKKLPEDPGADTVDFPKRTTPAKGYELLFQPEVVRIYISLLKESKTPAILEASAGAIQNLCAGSWTYGRYIRSALRQEKGLSAIADLLSHDSERVVKAASGALRNLAVDLRNKELIGKHAIPNLVKNLPGGQQTPAKNLSEDTVVSILNTINEVIVDNLEAAKKLRETQGIEKLVLINKSGNRSEREVRAAALVLQTVWGYKELRKPLEKEGWKKSDFQVNLSNASRTQGGNSFDDSTLPLIDRNQKTDKKSSREEIQMSNMGPDNYSTLNERDHSRTLERSGDLGEMEPVKAAPLMKI, encoded by the exons ATGGACGACTCGGAAGTGGAGTCGACCGCCAGCATCCTTGCCTCTGTCAAGGAGCAGGAGGCACAGTTCGAGAAGCTGACCCGGGCCCTGGAGGAGGAACGGCGCCATGTCTCAGCCCAGCTGGAGCGAGTCCGGGTCTCCCCACAGGACGCCGGCCCGGGCTTGGCCAACGGCACGCTCACCCGGCGGCACCAG AACGGACGTTTCTTGGGCGATGCTGACCTGGAAAGGCAGAAGTATTCAGATCTGAAGCTGAACGGGCCACAG GACCACAGCCACCTCTTGTACAGCACAATCCCCAGGATGCAGGACCCGGGGCAGATCGTGGAGGAGACGTACACCATGGAGGAAGACCCGGAAGGGGCCATGTCAGTCGTGTCCGTGGAGACGTCAGATGATGGGACAACCCGGCGTACGGAGACCACG GTGAAGAAAGTGGTGAAGACCGTGACCACCCGGACAGTGCAGCAGGTGCCGGTGGGGCCCGACGGGCTGCCTTTGGAAACCTCCCCCGTCACCAGCAACTACGTCCAGACCATGGACAGGAACTTCCGCAAGAACGGCAACGGGGGCCCCGGCAGCTACCTGAGCCAGGCGGGCACGGCCACCCTCCCTCGCAACTACCACTACCCCGACGGCTACGGCCGCCCCTACGAGGACGGCTACCCGGGCAGCGACCACAGCTACGGCAGCCTGTCCCGCGTCACCCGCATCGACGAGCGCTACCGTCCCTCCATGGACACCTACCGCGCCCCCAGCCGCCAGGACATCTacggcccccagccccaggtgcGCGTCGGGGGCAGCAACATGGACCTCAACCACTTCCACCCCGAGCCGTACGGCCTGGAGGACGACCAGCGCAGCGTGGGCTTCGAGGATGTGGACTACGGGCTCATGTCCGACTACGGCACGGCCAGGAGGGCGGGCACCCCCTCGGATGCCCGGCGGCGGCTCAG GAGCTACGAAGACATGCTGGTGGACGACGTGGCCCCGGACCGGTACTACTGGGCCCCGCTGGCCCAGCACGAGCGGGGCAGCCTGGCCAGCCTGGACAGCCTGCGGAAGGGAGCTCCGGCCCCGGGGAACTGGCGCCAGCCGGAGCTGCCGGAGGTGATCGCCATGCTGAGCTTCCGGCTGGACGCCGTCAAGTCCAACGCGGCCGCCTACCTGCAGCACCTGTGCTACCGCAACGACAAGGTGAAGACGGAGGTGCGCCGGCTCAAGGGCATCCCCGTGCTGGTGGGGCTGCTGGACCACCCCAAGAAGGAGGTGCACTACGGCGCCTGCGGGGCCCTCAAGAACATCTCCTTCGGCAAGGACCAGGACAACAAGATCGCCATCAAGAACTGCGACGGCGTGCCCGCGCTGGTGCGCCTGCTGCGGAAGGCCCACGACATGGACCTCACGGAGGTCATCACAG GGACGCTGTGGAACCTGTCCTCGCACGACTCCATCAAGATGGCCATCGTGGATCACGCGCTGCACGCTCTGACCGACGAGGTGGTCATCCCCCGCTCCGGCTGGGAGCGGGAGCCCAACGAGGACTCCAAACCCCGCCACATCGAGTGGGAGTCGGTGCTCACCAACACCGCTGGCTGCCTTAG gaACGTGAGCTCGGAGCGGAGCGAGGCCCGTCGGAAGCTGCGGGAATGTGACGGGCTGGTGGACGCCCTGATCTACATCGTGCAGTCCGAGATCGGCCAGAAGGACTCGGACAGCAAG CTGGTGGAGAACTGCGTGTGCCTGCTGAGAAACTTGTCCTACCAAGTGCACCGGGAGATCCCCCACGCCGAGCGCTACCAGGAGACTCCCCTGGTCCCTGCCAACAACGCCGGGCCCCACGCCGCCAGCTGCTTCGGTGCCAAGAAGGGCAAAG ACGAGTGGTTCTCCAGAG GTAAAAAGCTCCCAGAAGACCCTGGTGCCGACACAGTGGATTTTCCCAAGAGAACAACTCCAGCCAAAG GCTACGAGCTCCTCTTCCAGCCAGAAGTGGTGCGGATATACATCTCCCTTCTGAAGGAGAGCAAGACTCCGGCCATCCTGGAGGCTTCGGCGGGAGCCATCCAGAAcctgtgtgctggcagctggaCG TACGGCCGGTACATCCGCTCGGCGCTGCGCCAGGAGAAGGGGCTCTCCGCCATCGCCGACCTGCTGAGCCACGACAGCGAGCGCGTGGTGAAGGCGGCGTCCGGCGCCCTGCGCAACCTGGCCGTGGACCTGCGGAACAAGGAGCTGATCG gcaAGCACGCCATCCCCAACCTGGTGAAGAACCTGCCTGGAGGCCAGCAGACCCCTGCCAAAAACCTCTCTGAGGACACGGTGGTGTCCATCCTCAATACCATCAACGAAGTGATCGTGGACAACCTCGAGGCAGCCAAGAAGCTGCGGGAAACACAGGGGATTGAGAAGCTGGTGCTGATCAACAAATCTGG GAACCGCTCAGAGAGAGAAGTCCGAGCAGCCGCCCTCGTCTTGCAGACAGTCTGGGGCTACAAGGAGCTGCGGAAGCCCCTGGAGAAGGAAGGCTGGAAGAAGTCAGATTTCCAG GTGAACCTGAGCAATGCCTCTCGGACCCAGGGAGGCAACTCATTTGATGACAGCACCTTGCCTCTCATCGACAGGAACCAAAAAACAG ATAAGAAATCCTCCCGGGAGGAGATCCAGATGAGCAACATGGGACCAG acAACTATTCCACACTCAACGAGAGGGACCACAGCAGGACGCTGGAGCGATCCGGTGACCTGGGAGAGATGGAGCCGGTGAAGGCAGCACCGCTGATG AAGATCTAG
- the CTNND1 gene encoding catenin delta-1 isoform X5 — MDDSEVESTASILASVKEQEAQFEKLTRALEEERRHVSAQLERVRVSPQDAGPGLANGTLTRRHQNGRFLGDADLERQKYSDLKLNGPQDHSHLLYSTIPRMQDPGQIVEETYTMEEDPEGAMSVVSVETSDDGTTRRTETTVKKVVKTVTTRTVQQVPVGPDGLPLETSPVTSNYVQTMDRNFRKNGNGGPGSYLSQAGTATLPRNYHYPDGYGRPYEDGYPGSDHSYGSLSRVTRIDERYRPSMDTYRAPSRQDIYGPQPQVRVGGSNMDLNHFHPEPYGLEDDQRSVGFEDVDYGLMSDYGTARRAGTPSDARRRLRSYEDMLVDDVAPDRYYWAPLAQHERGSLASLDSLRKGAPAPGNWRQPELPEVIAMLSFRLDAVKSNAAAYLQHLCYRNDKVKTEVRRLKGIPVLVGLLDHPKKEVHYGACGALKNISFGKDQDNKIAIKNCDGVPALVRLLRKAHDMDLTEVITGTLWNLSSHDSIKMAIVDHALHALTDEVVIPRSGWEREPNEDSKPRHIEWESVLTNTAGCLRNVSSERSEARRKLRECDGLVDALIYIVQSEIGQKDSDSKLVENCVCLLRNLSYQVHREIPHAERYQETPLVPANNAGPHAASCFGAKKGKDEWFSRGKKLPEDPGADTVDFPKRTTPAKGYELLFQPEVVRIYISLLKESKTPAILEASAGAIQNLCAGSWTYGRYIRSALRQEKGLSAIADLLSHDSERVVKAASGALRNLAVDLRNKELIGKHAIPNLVKNLPGGQQTPAKNLSEDTVVSILNTINEVIVDNLEAAKKLRETQGIEKLVLINKSGNRSEREVRAAALVLQTVWGYKELRKPLEKEGWKKSDFQVNLSNASRTQGGNSFDDSTLPLIDRNQKTDKKSSREEIQMSNMGPDNYSTLNERDHSRTLERSGDLGEMEPVKAAPLMEEEGQEPQPEVEEAEEEAAVLSPVSKI, encoded by the exons ATGGACGACTCGGAAGTGGAGTCGACCGCCAGCATCCTTGCCTCTGTCAAGGAGCAGGAGGCACAGTTCGAGAAGCTGACCCGGGCCCTGGAGGAGGAACGGCGCCATGTCTCAGCCCAGCTGGAGCGAGTCCGGGTCTCCCCACAGGACGCCGGCCCGGGCTTGGCCAACGGCACGCTCACCCGGCGGCACCAG AACGGACGTTTCTTGGGCGATGCTGACCTGGAAAGGCAGAAGTATTCAGATCTGAAGCTGAACGGGCCACAG GACCACAGCCACCTCTTGTACAGCACAATCCCCAGGATGCAGGACCCGGGGCAGATCGTGGAGGAGACGTACACCATGGAGGAAGACCCGGAAGGGGCCATGTCAGTCGTGTCCGTGGAGACGTCAGATGATGGGACAACCCGGCGTACGGAGACCACG GTGAAGAAAGTGGTGAAGACCGTGACCACCCGGACAGTGCAGCAGGTGCCGGTGGGGCCCGACGGGCTGCCTTTGGAAACCTCCCCCGTCACCAGCAACTACGTCCAGACCATGGACAGGAACTTCCGCAAGAACGGCAACGGGGGCCCCGGCAGCTACCTGAGCCAGGCGGGCACGGCCACCCTCCCTCGCAACTACCACTACCCCGACGGCTACGGCCGCCCCTACGAGGACGGCTACCCGGGCAGCGACCACAGCTACGGCAGCCTGTCCCGCGTCACCCGCATCGACGAGCGCTACCGTCCCTCCATGGACACCTACCGCGCCCCCAGCCGCCAGGACATCTacggcccccagccccaggtgcGCGTCGGGGGCAGCAACATGGACCTCAACCACTTCCACCCCGAGCCGTACGGCCTGGAGGACGACCAGCGCAGCGTGGGCTTCGAGGATGTGGACTACGGGCTCATGTCCGACTACGGCACGGCCAGGAGGGCGGGCACCCCCTCGGATGCCCGGCGGCGGCTCAG GAGCTACGAAGACATGCTGGTGGACGACGTGGCCCCGGACCGGTACTACTGGGCCCCGCTGGCCCAGCACGAGCGGGGCAGCCTGGCCAGCCTGGACAGCCTGCGGAAGGGAGCTCCGGCCCCGGGGAACTGGCGCCAGCCGGAGCTGCCGGAGGTGATCGCCATGCTGAGCTTCCGGCTGGACGCCGTCAAGTCCAACGCGGCCGCCTACCTGCAGCACCTGTGCTACCGCAACGACAAGGTGAAGACGGAGGTGCGCCGGCTCAAGGGCATCCCCGTGCTGGTGGGGCTGCTGGACCACCCCAAGAAGGAGGTGCACTACGGCGCCTGCGGGGCCCTCAAGAACATCTCCTTCGGCAAGGACCAGGACAACAAGATCGCCATCAAGAACTGCGACGGCGTGCCCGCGCTGGTGCGCCTGCTGCGGAAGGCCCACGACATGGACCTCACGGAGGTCATCACAG GGACGCTGTGGAACCTGTCCTCGCACGACTCCATCAAGATGGCCATCGTGGATCACGCGCTGCACGCTCTGACCGACGAGGTGGTCATCCCCCGCTCCGGCTGGGAGCGGGAGCCCAACGAGGACTCCAAACCCCGCCACATCGAGTGGGAGTCGGTGCTCACCAACACCGCTGGCTGCCTTAG gaACGTGAGCTCGGAGCGGAGCGAGGCCCGTCGGAAGCTGCGGGAATGTGACGGGCTGGTGGACGCCCTGATCTACATCGTGCAGTCCGAGATCGGCCAGAAGGACTCGGACAGCAAG CTGGTGGAGAACTGCGTGTGCCTGCTGAGAAACTTGTCCTACCAAGTGCACCGGGAGATCCCCCACGCCGAGCGCTACCAGGAGACTCCCCTGGTCCCTGCCAACAACGCCGGGCCCCACGCCGCCAGCTGCTTCGGTGCCAAGAAGGGCAAAG ACGAGTGGTTCTCCAGAG GTAAAAAGCTCCCAGAAGACCCTGGTGCCGACACAGTGGATTTTCCCAAGAGAACAACTCCAGCCAAAG GCTACGAGCTCCTCTTCCAGCCAGAAGTGGTGCGGATATACATCTCCCTTCTGAAGGAGAGCAAGACTCCGGCCATCCTGGAGGCTTCGGCGGGAGCCATCCAGAAcctgtgtgctggcagctggaCG TACGGCCGGTACATCCGCTCGGCGCTGCGCCAGGAGAAGGGGCTCTCCGCCATCGCCGACCTGCTGAGCCACGACAGCGAGCGCGTGGTGAAGGCGGCGTCCGGCGCCCTGCGCAACCTGGCCGTGGACCTGCGGAACAAGGAGCTGATCG gcaAGCACGCCATCCCCAACCTGGTGAAGAACCTGCCTGGAGGCCAGCAGACCCCTGCCAAAAACCTCTCTGAGGACACGGTGGTGTCCATCCTCAATACCATCAACGAAGTGATCGTGGACAACCTCGAGGCAGCCAAGAAGCTGCGGGAAACACAGGGGATTGAGAAGCTGGTGCTGATCAACAAATCTGG GAACCGCTCAGAGAGAGAAGTCCGAGCAGCCGCCCTCGTCTTGCAGACAGTCTGGGGCTACAAGGAGCTGCGGAAGCCCCTGGAGAAGGAAGGCTGGAAGAAGTCAGATTTCCAG GTGAACCTGAGCAATGCCTCTCGGACCCAGGGAGGCAACTCATTTGATGACAGCACCTTGCCTCTCATCGACAGGAACCAAAAAACAG ATAAGAAATCCTCCCGGGAGGAGATCCAGATGAGCAACATGGGACCAG acAACTATTCCACACTCAACGAGAGGGACCACAGCAGGACGCTGGAGCGATCCGGTGACCTGGGAGAGATGGAGCCGGTGAAGGCAGCACCGCTGATG gaggaggaggggcaggagccgCAGCCTGAGGTAGAGGAGGCGGAGGAAgaagctgctgtgctttcccCCGTGTCG AAGATCTAG
- the CTNND1 gene encoding catenin delta-1 isoform X9, whose translation MQDPGQIVEETYTMEEDPEGAMSVVSVETSDDGTTRRTETTVKKVVKTVTTRTVQQVPVGPDGLPLETSPVTSNYVQTMDRNFRKNGNGGPGSYLSQAGTATLPRNYHYPDGYGRPYEDGYPGSDHSYGSLSRVTRIDERYRPSMDTYRAPSRQDIYGPQPQVRVGGSNMDLNHFHPEPYGLEDDQRSVGFEDVDYGLMSDYGTARRAGTPSDARRRLRSYEDMLVDDVAPDRYYWAPLAQHERGSLASLDSLRKGAPAPGNWRQPELPEVIAMLSFRLDAVKSNAAAYLQHLCYRNDKVKTEVRRLKGIPVLVGLLDHPKKEVHYGACGALKNISFGKDQDNKIAIKNCDGVPALVRLLRKAHDMDLTEVITGTLWNLSSHDSIKMAIVDHALHALTDEVVIPRSGWEREPNEDSKPRHIEWESVLTNTAGCLRNVSSERSEARRKLRECDGLVDALIYIVQSEIGQKDSDSKLVENCVCLLRNLSYQVHREIPHAERYQETPLVPANNAGPHAASCFGAKKGKDEWFSRGKKLPEDPGADTVDFPKRTTPAKGYELLFQPEVVRIYISLLKESKTPAILEASAGAIQNLCAGSWTYGRYIRSALRQEKGLSAIADLLSHDSERVVKAASGALRNLAVDLRNKELIGKHAIPNLVKNLPGGQQTPAKNLSEDTVVSILNTINEVIVDNLEAAKKLRETQGIEKLVLINKSGNRSEREVRAAALVLQTVWGYKELRKPLEKEGWKKSDFQVNLSNASRTQGGNSFDDSTLPLIDRNQKTDKKSSREEIQMSNMGPDNYSTLNERDHSRTLERSGDLGEMEPVKAAPLMQEEEGQEPQPEVEEAEEEAAVLSPVSQKI comes from the exons ATGCAGGACCCGGGGCAGATCGTGGAGGAGACGTACACCATGGAGGAAGACCCGGAAGGGGCCATGTCAGTCGTGTCCGTGGAGACGTCAGATGATGGGACAACCCGGCGTACGGAGACCACG GTGAAGAAAGTGGTGAAGACCGTGACCACCCGGACAGTGCAGCAGGTGCCGGTGGGGCCCGACGGGCTGCCTTTGGAAACCTCCCCCGTCACCAGCAACTACGTCCAGACCATGGACAGGAACTTCCGCAAGAACGGCAACGGGGGCCCCGGCAGCTACCTGAGCCAGGCGGGCACGGCCACCCTCCCTCGCAACTACCACTACCCCGACGGCTACGGCCGCCCCTACGAGGACGGCTACCCGGGCAGCGACCACAGCTACGGCAGCCTGTCCCGCGTCACCCGCATCGACGAGCGCTACCGTCCCTCCATGGACACCTACCGCGCCCCCAGCCGCCAGGACATCTacggcccccagccccaggtgcGCGTCGGGGGCAGCAACATGGACCTCAACCACTTCCACCCCGAGCCGTACGGCCTGGAGGACGACCAGCGCAGCGTGGGCTTCGAGGATGTGGACTACGGGCTCATGTCCGACTACGGCACGGCCAGGAGGGCGGGCACCCCCTCGGATGCCCGGCGGCGGCTCAG GAGCTACGAAGACATGCTGGTGGACGACGTGGCCCCGGACCGGTACTACTGGGCCCCGCTGGCCCAGCACGAGCGGGGCAGCCTGGCCAGCCTGGACAGCCTGCGGAAGGGAGCTCCGGCCCCGGGGAACTGGCGCCAGCCGGAGCTGCCGGAGGTGATCGCCATGCTGAGCTTCCGGCTGGACGCCGTCAAGTCCAACGCGGCCGCCTACCTGCAGCACCTGTGCTACCGCAACGACAAGGTGAAGACGGAGGTGCGCCGGCTCAAGGGCATCCCCGTGCTGGTGGGGCTGCTGGACCACCCCAAGAAGGAGGTGCACTACGGCGCCTGCGGGGCCCTCAAGAACATCTCCTTCGGCAAGGACCAGGACAACAAGATCGCCATCAAGAACTGCGACGGCGTGCCCGCGCTGGTGCGCCTGCTGCGGAAGGCCCACGACATGGACCTCACGGAGGTCATCACAG GGACGCTGTGGAACCTGTCCTCGCACGACTCCATCAAGATGGCCATCGTGGATCACGCGCTGCACGCTCTGACCGACGAGGTGGTCATCCCCCGCTCCGGCTGGGAGCGGGAGCCCAACGAGGACTCCAAACCCCGCCACATCGAGTGGGAGTCGGTGCTCACCAACACCGCTGGCTGCCTTAG gaACGTGAGCTCGGAGCGGAGCGAGGCCCGTCGGAAGCTGCGGGAATGTGACGGGCTGGTGGACGCCCTGATCTACATCGTGCAGTCCGAGATCGGCCAGAAGGACTCGGACAGCAAG CTGGTGGAGAACTGCGTGTGCCTGCTGAGAAACTTGTCCTACCAAGTGCACCGGGAGATCCCCCACGCCGAGCGCTACCAGGAGACTCCCCTGGTCCCTGCCAACAACGCCGGGCCCCACGCCGCCAGCTGCTTCGGTGCCAAGAAGGGCAAAG ACGAGTGGTTCTCCAGAG GTAAAAAGCTCCCAGAAGACCCTGGTGCCGACACAGTGGATTTTCCCAAGAGAACAACTCCAGCCAAAG GCTACGAGCTCCTCTTCCAGCCAGAAGTGGTGCGGATATACATCTCCCTTCTGAAGGAGAGCAAGACTCCGGCCATCCTGGAGGCTTCGGCGGGAGCCATCCAGAAcctgtgtgctggcagctggaCG TACGGCCGGTACATCCGCTCGGCGCTGCGCCAGGAGAAGGGGCTCTCCGCCATCGCCGACCTGCTGAGCCACGACAGCGAGCGCGTGGTGAAGGCGGCGTCCGGCGCCCTGCGCAACCTGGCCGTGGACCTGCGGAACAAGGAGCTGATCG gcaAGCACGCCATCCCCAACCTGGTGAAGAACCTGCCTGGAGGCCAGCAGACCCCTGCCAAAAACCTCTCTGAGGACACGGTGGTGTCCATCCTCAATACCATCAACGAAGTGATCGTGGACAACCTCGAGGCAGCCAAGAAGCTGCGGGAAACACAGGGGATTGAGAAGCTGGTGCTGATCAACAAATCTGG GAACCGCTCAGAGAGAGAAGTCCGAGCAGCCGCCCTCGTCTTGCAGACAGTCTGGGGCTACAAGGAGCTGCGGAAGCCCCTGGAGAAGGAAGGCTGGAAGAAGTCAGATTTCCAG GTGAACCTGAGCAATGCCTCTCGGACCCAGGGAGGCAACTCATTTGATGACAGCACCTTGCCTCTCATCGACAGGAACCAAAAAACAG ATAAGAAATCCTCCCGGGAGGAGATCCAGATGAGCAACATGGGACCAG acAACTATTCCACACTCAACGAGAGGGACCACAGCAGGACGCTGGAGCGATCCGGTGACCTGGGAGAGATGGAGCCGGTGAAGGCAGCACCGCTGATG caggaggaggaggggcaggagccgCAGCCTGAGGTAGAGGAGGCGGAGGAAgaagctgctgtgctttcccCCGTGTCG cAGAAGATCTAG